The Petropleomorpha daqingensis genome includes a window with the following:
- a CDS encoding TetR/AcrR family transcriptional regulator translates to MQTVTETPGVSGTDGRRSRWTEHRRARREELVGAAVEAVRGAGPDFAVEDVARQAQVSKTVIYRYFSDKDELIDAVLERISGAVLLPRLLGELAVDRPDDRDRLHAVIAAFVALIEDEPALYRFAYAHAGRSGRKDLVAATEREIAEALGLLVGERLADAGRPAAPALTWAYGVVGMVQLTAHWWSGTRSVPAADLVEQLTDLAWGGLGTLLPPRRNA, encoded by the coding sequence ATGCAAACCGTGACCGAGACGCCGGGCGTGTCGGGGACCGACGGCCGGCGCTCGCGCTGGACCGAGCACCGCCGCGCCCGTCGCGAGGAGCTGGTCGGCGCCGCCGTCGAGGCCGTCCGCGGCGCCGGCCCCGACTTCGCCGTCGAGGACGTCGCCCGCCAGGCGCAGGTGTCGAAGACGGTCATCTACCGCTACTTCAGCGACAAGGACGAGCTGATCGACGCCGTCCTCGAGCGCATCTCCGGCGCGGTGCTGCTGCCGCGGCTGCTCGGCGAGCTCGCGGTCGACCGGCCGGACGACCGCGACCGGCTGCACGCCGTCATCGCCGCGTTCGTCGCGCTCATCGAGGACGAGCCGGCGCTGTACCGCTTCGCCTACGCCCACGCCGGCCGCTCCGGGCGCAAGGACCTCGTCGCGGCCACCGAGCGGGAGATCGCCGAGGCGCTGGGCCTGCTGGTGGGGGAGCGGCTCGCCGACGCCGGCCGCCCCGCGGCGCCGGCGCTGACCTGGGCCTACGGCGTCGTCGGCATGGTGCAGCTGACCGCGCACTGGTGGTCGGGGACGCGCAGCGTGCCCGCCGCCGACCTCGTCGAGCAGCTCACCGACCTCGCCTGGGGCGGGCTGGGCACCCTCCTGCCGCCGCGGAGGAACGCGTGA
- a CDS encoding TrmH family RNA methyltransferase: protein MAARKLTRRAGRDAAGAFLAEGRQAVREALADPASVREVFATEAAAAASADLLAASPLPVRLVTDKAAASLSETVSPQGLVAVCALRDVPAEQVLATPPRLAVALAELNDPGNAGTVLRTADACGAGAVVFGAGSADPFGGKAVRASAGSLFHLDVVRSAPLEPLVGKLQAAGVAVLAADGGGEASLDELDDVLAGPVLWLFGNEARGVPPALAAAADARVRVPMRGRAESLNLAAAAAICLYATQLAQR, encoded by the coding sequence GTGGCCGCCCGCAAGCTGACCCGCCGCGCCGGCCGCGACGCCGCCGGCGCCTTCCTCGCGGAGGGCCGCCAGGCGGTGCGCGAGGCGCTGGCCGATCCGGCCTCGGTGCGCGAGGTCTTCGCCACCGAGGCGGCCGCGGCGGCGTCGGCGGACCTGCTCGCCGCGAGCCCGCTGCCGGTCCGGCTGGTCACCGACAAGGCGGCCGCCTCGCTGTCGGAGACGGTGTCGCCGCAGGGCCTGGTCGCCGTCTGCGCGCTGCGCGACGTCCCGGCCGAGCAGGTGCTGGCGACCCCGCCGCGGCTGGCGGTGGCGCTGGCCGAGCTCAACGACCCGGGCAACGCCGGCACGGTGCTGCGGACGGCGGACGCCTGCGGGGCCGGGGCGGTCGTCTTCGGCGCCGGCTCGGCGGATCCCTTCGGCGGCAAGGCGGTGCGGGCGTCGGCCGGCAGCCTGTTCCACCTCGACGTCGTCCGCTCGGCGCCGCTGGAGCCGCTGGTCGGGAAGCTGCAGGCCGCCGGGGTGGCCGTGCTGGCCGCCGACGGCGGGGGAGAGGCGTCGCTGGACGAGCTGGACGACGTCCTGGCCGGGCCGGTGCTGTGGCTGTTCGGCAACGAGGCGCGCGGGGTGCCGCCGGCCCTGGCCGCGGCGGCCGACGCGCGGGTGCGGGTGCCGATGCGCGGCCGGGCGGAGAGCCTCAACCTCGCCGCCGCCGCCGCGATCTGCCTCTACGCCACCCAGCTCGCGCAGCGGTGA
- the rplT gene encoding 50S ribosomal protein L20 produces MARVKRAVNAQKKRRTTLEAASGYRGQRSRLYRKAKEQVLHSATYAYRDRKVRKGDFRKLWITRINAAARQNNMTYNRFMQGLKLAGIELDRRVLAELAVNEPAAFAALVETARAAVAAAPAGDAAAA; encoded by the coding sequence GTGGCACGCGTGAAGCGGGCGGTCAACGCCCAGAAGAAGCGCCGGACGACGCTCGAGGCGGCCAGCGGTTACCGCGGTCAGCGTTCGCGGCTGTACCGCAAGGCCAAGGAGCAGGTGCTCCACTCGGCCACCTACGCCTACCGCGACCGCAAGGTCCGCAAGGGCGACTTCCGCAAGCTGTGGATCACCCGGATCAACGCCGCGGCCCGCCAGAACAACATGACCTACAACCGGTTCATGCAGGGCCTGAAGCTGGCCGGCATCGAGCTCGACCGCCGCGTGCTCGCCGAGCTCGCGGTCAACGAGCCCGCTGCCTTCGCCGCGCTGGTCGAGACGGCCCGCGCGGCCGTCGCGGCCGCGCCGGCCGGCGACGCCGCCGCCGCCTGA
- the rpmI gene encoding 50S ribosomal protein L35 has product MPKQKTHKGTAKRVKVTGTGKLMREQANNQHKFEYKSSTRKRRLDQEQVVSPADAKRLKKLLGI; this is encoded by the coding sequence ATGCCGAAGCAGAAGACCCACAAGGGCACGGCCAAGCGCGTGAAGGTCACGGGCACGGGCAAGCTCATGCGCGAGCAGGCCAACAACCAGCACAAGTTCGAGTACAAGTCCTCGACCCGCAAGCGCCGGCTCGACCAGGAGCAGGTCGTCTCGCCCGCCGACGCCAAGAGGCTCAAGAAGCTGCTGGGCATCTGA
- a CDS encoding AurF N-oxygenase family protein, whose amino-acid sequence MTATLTTPKKPVDRQELSTRLLGSAAKKSYDPVVDIDWSAPIPDGLYGLSPEWSTLYRTPLWDALSEEQRVTLTIHEYCSISGVGIWFECLLMQLVLRDVYGDDPAQPHVQWALTEIADECRHSVMFARTAETFGAPSYQPPASILRLGKIFAAKGDGPSAYAAILVAEEILDIFQRDLMKDERVQPLTRATSQIHVVEEARHMRFAREEVARRTPELSGWQRRKHRTIVASVAAIVADNLVQPGVYASVGLDPAEAKTAARANDHYAAKLRDAAAGLTRFLREVGLIGGPSELLWRRAKLL is encoded by the coding sequence ATGACCGCCACCCTCACTACCCCGAAGAAGCCCGTCGACCGACAAGAGCTCTCGACCCGGCTGCTCGGCTCGGCGGCGAAGAAGTCCTACGACCCCGTCGTCGACATCGACTGGAGCGCGCCGATCCCGGACGGGCTCTACGGCCTGTCGCCGGAGTGGTCGACGCTGTACCGCACGCCCCTGTGGGACGCGCTCTCCGAGGAGCAGCGGGTCACGCTGACCATCCACGAGTACTGCTCGATCTCCGGCGTCGGCATCTGGTTCGAGTGCCTGCTCATGCAGCTCGTGCTGCGCGACGTCTACGGCGACGACCCGGCCCAGCCGCACGTGCAGTGGGCGCTCACCGAGATCGCCGACGAGTGCCGGCACTCGGTCATGTTCGCCCGCACCGCGGAGACGTTCGGTGCGCCGTCCTACCAGCCGCCCGCCTCGATCCTGCGGCTCGGGAAGATCTTCGCCGCCAAGGGCGACGGCCCGTCGGCGTACGCGGCGATCCTGGTGGCCGAGGAGATCCTCGACATCTTCCAGCGCGACCTGATGAAGGACGAGCGGGTGCAACCGCTGACCCGCGCGACCAGCCAGATCCACGTGGTCGAGGAGGCGCGGCACATGCGCTTCGCCCGCGAGGAGGTCGCCCGCCGCACGCCGGAGCTGTCGGGCTGGCAGCGGCGCAAGCACCGCACGATCGTCGCCTCGGTGGCCGCGATCGTCGCCGACAACCTGGTCCAGCCGGGCGTCTACGCCTCGGTCGGGCTCGACCCGGCGGAGGCGAAGACGGCGGCGCGGGCCAACGACCACTACGCCGCCAAGCTGCGCGACGCCGCCGCGGGCCTGACCCGGTTCCTGCGCGAGGTCGGCCTGATCGGCGGCCCCTCGGAGCTGCTCTGGCGCCGCGCCAAGCTCCTCTAG
- a CDS encoding DUF4873 domain-containing protein has protein sequence MNDAPEGYEGEVTVAVEGEQPRTAHAALAARFDPLAGHVVWSGRVAAGYAPRAVLVLTTPHGSARAEATERDAWGNTRVVGLDRPPFPVELLDAAED, from the coding sequence GTGAACGACGCGCCGGAGGGCTACGAGGGCGAGGTCACGGTCGCCGTCGAGGGGGAGCAGCCGCGGACGGCGCACGCCGCCCTGGCCGCGCGGTTCGACCCGCTGGCCGGCCACGTCGTGTGGAGCGGCCGGGTCGCCGCCGGGTACGCCCCGCGCGCGGTGCTGGTGCTCACCACGCCGCACGGCAGCGCCCGCGCCGAGGCCACCGAGCGCGACGCCTGGGGCAACACCCGGGTGGTCGGCCTGGACCGGCCGCCGTTCCCGGTCGAGCTCCTGGACGCAGCCGAAGACTGA